In Opitutaceae bacterium TAV5, one genomic interval encodes:
- a CDS encoding beta-lactamase, protein MTDALIPWVSKGNVAGLVWLVADADGVLGCEGIGHANLSDRRPMDADALFWIASITKPMTAAAFMMFVEEGRIGLDDPVSKYLPECADLRVKTASGELRPPAHPITIREVLSHTAGLTFPSSAKPPTIDRPSLAEAVHYYTREPLLFEPGTDFFYSNAGINTAGRLIEVLSGRSYEDFMQERLFTPLGMGDTTFRPDTGQLARLASAYGFNADKSALVEQTFPRLHDPLGDRARYYLDPMPAGGLFSTAADTAKFGRMLLRGGELDGRRYLRPETIALMASRQIPAHVDNNYGLGLKRFSDDGIFGHNGTSGTNFCVNTKNGFVTVFLIQRTDWETAGGDRMRAAFLPAAARYKTAAKNQCG, encoded by the coding sequence ATTACCGACGCCCTGATCCCTTGGGTCAGCAAGGGCAATGTGGCCGGTCTCGTCTGGCTCGTGGCCGACGCGGATGGCGTGCTTGGCTGCGAAGGCATCGGTCACGCGAATCTTTCCGACAGGCGTCCCATGGATGCGGATGCCCTTTTTTGGATAGCCTCCATCACCAAACCGATGACGGCCGCGGCATTCATGATGTTTGTCGAGGAAGGCAGGATCGGCCTTGACGATCCGGTATCAAAATACCTGCCCGAGTGTGCCGACCTGAGAGTCAAGACGGCATCCGGCGAACTCCGCCCGCCCGCCCATCCGATCACGATCCGCGAAGTCCTGAGCCACACCGCCGGACTCACTTTTCCCTCGTCCGCCAAACCGCCCACGATCGACCGGCCCTCGCTCGCCGAGGCCGTCCATTACTACACGCGCGAGCCGCTGCTTTTTGAACCCGGCACCGATTTTTTCTATTCCAATGCGGGCATCAACACCGCCGGACGCCTCATCGAAGTGCTGAGCGGCCGGAGTTACGAAGACTTCATGCAGGAGCGGCTGTTCACGCCGCTCGGCATGGGTGACACTACCTTCCGGCCCGATACCGGCCAGCTCGCCCGCCTTGCCTCGGCCTACGGTTTCAATGCGGACAAATCCGCGCTCGTGGAGCAGACCTTCCCCCGGCTTCATGACCCGCTTGGCGACCGTGCCCGATACTATCTCGATCCGATGCCTGCCGGCGGCCTGTTTTCCACCGCCGCCGACACCGCGAAGTTTGGCCGCATGCTCCTCCGGGGCGGGGAGCTCGACGGACGCCGCTACCTTCGTCCCGAAACCATCGCGCTCATGGCGAGCCGGCAAATCCCCGCCCACGTGGACAACAACTACGGACTCGGCCTGAAACGCTTTTCCGATGACGGCATTTTCGGCCACAACGGAACCTCCGGCACGAACTTCTGCGTGAACACCAAGAATGGATTCGTCACTGTTTTTTTGATACAACGTACCGACTGGGAAACGGCCGGCGGCGACCGCATGCGCGCCGCGTTCCTGCCAGCTGCCGCCCGGTATAAAACCGCCGCCAAAAATCAATGTGGATAG
- a CDS encoding transcriptional regulator, which translates to MSVFMSNLETFDAGTSSAGDAPVPPTVDLKELAHVLKLSIGTVSRSLNNHALVSEKTRNRVFEAARKYGYVPNSAARLLKARSTLTVGVFFAPYYGPQGEINPAALNVIEALRRHMPRQGMELQVLYYRNDDELCAQAKTVNVGIFIGHFEDKSFAAVHALGLPAIVYTKLSSYPTQVCVLPDARHAGATAVQYLAALGHRRIGVVTGPLRETPFARHREGFEQALAEFRIPAQPDWLIELPESQCNKEGAAEVLLPLLKKNKNARPSAIVFASDWYALGGRKAAKDVGLSVPDDLSLIGYDNLQVSAEVEPALTTFDVHQSGLVQTITRLAARLGSPQGRRLTEAQREILVLPDLIKRESCACLWPPLPSTR; encoded by the coding sequence ATGTCCGTGTTCATGAGCAATCTTGAGACGTTTGACGCCGGCACTTCGTCCGCAGGCGACGCACCCGTGCCGCCGACTGTTGATCTGAAGGAACTGGCGCATGTGCTTAAACTGAGCATCGGCACGGTGTCGCGTTCGCTCAACAACCACGCGCTGGTCAGCGAAAAGACACGCAACCGCGTCTTCGAGGCTGCTCGCAAATACGGCTACGTGCCCAACAGCGCAGCGCGTCTCCTCAAGGCCCGTTCGACGCTCACGGTCGGCGTATTTTTCGCGCCCTACTACGGACCACAAGGCGAGATCAACCCGGCGGCGCTCAACGTCATCGAAGCGCTCCGCCGCCACATGCCCCGGCAAGGCATGGAGTTGCAGGTGCTCTACTACCGCAACGACGATGAATTGTGCGCACAGGCGAAAACGGTCAATGTGGGTATATTCATCGGACATTTCGAAGATAAATCCTTTGCGGCGGTGCATGCGCTGGGCCTGCCGGCAATCGTTTACACAAAACTCTCGTCATATCCCACGCAGGTGTGCGTATTGCCGGACGCGCGACACGCCGGAGCGACCGCCGTCCAGTATCTGGCTGCGCTGGGGCACCGGCGCATCGGCGTTGTGACCGGTCCGCTCAGGGAGACACCGTTTGCCCGTCATCGTGAGGGATTTGAACAGGCGCTGGCCGAATTTCGCATCCCGGCTCAGCCCGACTGGCTGATCGAATTGCCCGAATCGCAATGCAACAAGGAGGGTGCCGCCGAGGTGCTGTTGCCCTTGTTGAAAAAAAACAAAAACGCACGTCCTTCCGCCATCGTGTTTGCGTCCGACTGGTATGCTCTCGGCGGACGCAAGGCGGCAAAGGATGTCGGCCTCTCCGTGCCCGACGATCTCAGCCTGATCGGCTACGACAACCTGCAGGTCAGCGCCGAAGTGGAACCCGCACTGACGACGTTCGATGTCCATCAATCCGGTCTCGTGCAAACCATCACGCGCCTCGCCGCCCGGCTCGGTTCGCCGCAGGGCCGGAGGCTCACCGAGGCACAACGCGAAATCCTCGTCCTGCCCGATCTGATCAAGCGCGAATCCTGCGCCTGCCTCTGGCCGCCGTTGCCATCGACGAGGTAG
- a CDS encoding transposase TRm2011: MTRLRGRSPKGKRLVCHAPHGHWNTTTMISSVRLDGTTACMTIKGATNTEVFQAYVREVLVPSLRPGDIVVMDNLGSHKNEHTLALIEQVGAQVRFLPAYSPDLNPIEMMWSKVKALLRKAQARNHPDLLKAVASALRSVTPQDALGWFAACGYSFI; the protein is encoded by the coding sequence ATGACGCGTTTGCGGGGCCGCTCGCCCAAAGGAAAACGGCTGGTCTGCCACGCCCCGCACGGCCACTGGAACACCACCACGATGATTTCCTCGGTGCGGCTGGACGGCACCACCGCGTGCATGACCATCAAGGGAGCAACCAACACCGAGGTCTTCCAGGCCTACGTGCGCGAGGTGCTGGTCCCCTCGCTGCGTCCAGGCGACATCGTCGTCATGGACAACCTCGGCTCCCATAAAAACGAACACACCCTCGCCCTGATCGAACAGGTCGGCGCCCAGGTCCGCTTCCTTCCCGCCTACTCCCCCGACCTCAACCCCATCGAGATGATGTGGAGCAAGGTGAAGGCCCTCCTTCGCAAGGCTCAGGCGCGTAATCACCCCGACCTCCTCAAGGCTGTCGCCTCCGCGTTACGCTCCGTCACTCCCCAAGACGCACTTGGCTGGTTCGCCGCATGCGGTTACAGTTTTATTTAA
- a CDS encoding transcriptional regulator, which yields MKSISLDLRRRIVETYDEGEWTQEEVAKRFRVSLGMVKKLLMQRRRTGQIEARHRFSGRKARLLPERGQELKALVARHPDLTLAEIKERLDLVCTIPAIHQVLAKLGLTYKKRRSMRPSKTARILPRRVADGNAARARSIRPGLSLSTSRRPRRT from the coding sequence ATGAAAAGCATTTCTTTGGATTTGAGGCGCCGGATAGTGGAGACCTACGATGAGGGAGAGTGGACGCAGGAGGAGGTAGCGAAGCGTTTCCGGGTGTCGTTGGGGATGGTCAAGAAGCTGTTGATGCAAAGGCGCAGGACAGGGCAGATCGAAGCCAGGCACCGGTTTTCCGGAAGGAAGGCGCGGTTGTTGCCTGAACGCGGCCAGGAGCTGAAGGCGTTGGTGGCGAGGCATCCGGACCTGACCTTGGCCGAGATCAAGGAGCGCCTCGATCTGGTCTGCACGATTCCGGCGATCCATCAGGTGCTCGCGAAGCTGGGACTGACATATAAAAAAAGACGCTCCATGCGGCCGAGCAAAACCGCCCGGATATTGCCAAGGCGCGTCGCGGATGGAAACGCGGCCAGGGCGCGTTCGATCCGGCCCGGCTTGTCTTTATCGACGAGTCGGCGGCCAAGACGAACATGA
- a CDS encoding alpha-L-rhamnosidase, whose translation MNPLYERKRPECLNTIWEPATGLIWMRGETLFFENPRNRTLRFRKKFHLPFDPVSAELRIFADTHYQLFLNGCFCGRGPGRSDPTWTCYDRYDAVSFLQQGDNTIAALVLFQGFGTGARISIMQGLLFQLVIRGIGGETCVVASDPTWKAAPAAEFIRPTPRLHGPLGCIEVQDTRLSRPGWHLPDFDDSGWAATDYIKPDLAVTPWYHFVENPLPRREEGEVDACPRVRPAFAGFAAPEIDALGEPRPFPVADTVNPESPFPAKIPKADTPATARIVTLDFERIEAGLFRLEVEGPPGTVIDALFSDSIAPGDIIPKPEQARILAGRWILCGGRQTLEVAFNWLAFRHVQLWIWSAAPVTLHRAWVRTLYYPLPQVEGFTCSDPLLTRLDAICEHSIRLCCQDGIVDSPSREQQQWIGDARKTAVFNHHRWSDAKLHRNLVGQIGQGMDWAGSMVPRYPSGNRNVSPIPSYSLDWICIFEDLYQFTGDDSLLPEWWSNILRAIRWFSAFERDADGLLERVPHWLYIDLGDGDRRPGTGKILTTLNLQYLAALRAVAGYAKRLGDGSALAWYEGKAARLEQSIRAHLWTGRGYADARSDEWFSPGFSEVTAAHALLHLEPPGSDRAVTILAEVFRPDSAVIPSSPFSMHVVLQSLRFHSQEQSALDLIRLRYAPLLAAGATATWEHWTVSWKNPETGYPQCASSCHAWGAAPLAFFTGTILGIRPLAPGWQRVEVRPFCGDLAHASGACLLPQGLLKVRWENRDGRFTLHVTVPESDSPLQGIIAMPDGQRLALRTGAFSCAAPVTPAETCHVH comes from the coding sequence ATGAATCCACTCTATGAACGCAAACGCCCGGAATGTCTGAATACCATCTGGGAGCCTGCGACCGGACTGATCTGGATGCGCGGGGAAACGCTCTTTTTCGAAAACCCGCGCAACCGCACCCTGCGGTTCCGCAAGAAATTTCACCTGCCCTTCGATCCGGTTTCGGCGGAACTGCGGATCTTTGCCGACACACATTATCAGCTTTTCCTCAACGGCTGTTTTTGCGGACGCGGCCCCGGACGCAGCGACCCGACGTGGACCTGCTACGACCGCTACGATGCGGTTTCTTTCCTGCAACAAGGCGACAATACCATCGCCGCGCTCGTGCTTTTCCAAGGCTTCGGCACCGGGGCGCGCATCAGCATCATGCAGGGACTCCTGTTCCAGCTCGTGATCCGCGGCATCGGCGGCGAAACCTGCGTGGTGGCGAGCGATCCGACCTGGAAAGCGGCGCCCGCCGCCGAGTTTATCCGTCCCACGCCGCGCCTGCACGGTCCGCTCGGTTGTATCGAAGTCCAGGACACACGCCTGTCGCGGCCCGGATGGCACTTGCCCGATTTCGACGACTCCGGCTGGGCAGCCACCGACTACATCAAGCCCGACCTCGCGGTGACCCCGTGGTATCATTTTGTCGAAAATCCGCTCCCGCGACGCGAGGAGGGGGAGGTGGATGCCTGTCCGCGCGTGCGTCCTGCGTTTGCCGGTTTTGCCGCGCCGGAGATCGACGCGCTCGGGGAACCGCGTCCGTTCCCCGTCGCCGACACCGTGAACCCGGAGTCCCCGTTTCCCGCAAAAATTCCGAAAGCGGACACGCCGGCCACGGCGCGCATCGTCACGCTGGATTTCGAGCGAATCGAGGCAGGCCTGTTCCGGCTCGAAGTCGAGGGACCGCCGGGGACCGTGATCGACGCGCTGTTCTCCGACTCGATCGCACCCGGCGACATCATTCCCAAGCCCGAGCAGGCGCGCATCCTTGCCGGCCGCTGGATCCTGTGCGGCGGGCGGCAGACGCTGGAGGTGGCGTTCAACTGGCTCGCATTTCGCCACGTGCAACTCTGGATCTGGTCCGCCGCCCCCGTCACGCTGCACCGCGCGTGGGTGCGCACGCTTTATTATCCGCTGCCGCAGGTCGAGGGTTTCACGTGCAGCGACCCGCTGCTGACCCGGCTCGATGCGATTTGCGAGCACAGCATCCGGCTCTGCTGCCAGGACGGCATCGTGGACAGTCCCTCCCGCGAGCAACAGCAGTGGATCGGCGATGCGCGCAAGACCGCCGTCTTCAACCACCACCGCTGGAGCGACGCGAAGTTGCACCGCAATCTCGTCGGGCAGATCGGTCAGGGCATGGACTGGGCGGGCTCCATGGTGCCGCGCTATCCGTCGGGCAACCGCAATGTCAGCCCCATCCCCTCGTATTCCCTCGACTGGATCTGCATCTTCGAGGATTTGTATCAATTTACCGGCGACGACAGCCTCCTGCCGGAGTGGTGGTCCAACATCCTGCGGGCGATCCGCTGGTTTTCCGCCTTCGAGCGCGACGCGGACGGTCTGCTGGAGCGGGTTCCTCACTGGCTCTACATCGACCTCGGCGACGGCGACCGCCGCCCCGGAACGGGCAAGATCCTCACGACGCTCAACCTGCAATACCTCGCCGCCCTGCGCGCCGTCGCCGGATACGCGAAACGCCTCGGCGACGGCTCCGCCCTCGCATGGTACGAGGGCAAGGCCGCCCGGCTGGAGCAGTCCATCCGCGCCCATCTCTGGACCGGCCGGGGCTACGCGGACGCGCGTTCGGACGAGTGGTTTTCACCGGGTTTCTCCGAAGTGACCGCGGCGCACGCCCTGCTTCATCTGGAGCCTCCGGGCAGCGATCGCGCTGTAACGATCCTCGCTGAAGTCTTTCGGCCGGATTCGGCGGTGATTCCCTCCAGTCCGTTCTCGATGCATGTCGTGTTGCAATCACTACGGTTTCATTCGCAGGAACAGAGTGCGCTTGATCTCATCCGGCTACGCTATGCCCCGCTGCTAGCCGCAGGGGCGACGGCGACGTGGGAGCACTGGACGGTGTCGTGGAAGAATCCGGAAACCGGATACCCGCAATGCGCCTCTTCATGCCATGCCTGGGGGGCGGCCCCGCTGGCATTTTTCACCGGCACAATCCTCGGCATCCGCCCGCTCGCTCCCGGCTGGCAGCGTGTGGAAGTGCGTCCGTTTTGCGGCGACCTCGCGCATGCCTCCGGCGCATGCTTGCTCCCGCAAGGTTTGCTGAAGGTGCGCTGGGAAAACCGAGACGGGCGTTTCACGCTCCATGTCACCGTTCCCGAATCCGACTCGCCCTTGCAAGGTATCATCGCAATGCCGGACGGGCAGCGGCTTGCCCTGCGCACGGGAGCCTTTTCCTGCGCCGCCCCAGTCACACCTGCCGAGACCTGTCATGTTCATTAG
- a CDS encoding acyl-CoA thioesterase, which produces MNTPTLPPWYHAFIFGLLACLASAAQAQADILPFPAVSHRDGLPNVTARIKAGKTVRVAYLGGSITAASGWRVLTTDFLKREFPAAKIEEIFAAISGTDSAFGACRVKPQVLDHEPDLLFVEYAVNDIGMPEERIRTTMEGIVRQTWRANPDADICFVYTVSQTQLADYEAGRDSPTPRAMDAVADHYGIPSIHLGVEVAHQVTAGKLVARGSAQGNDAGGRDREGRIVFTADGIHPLPAGHRLYASVIGPALAEMLKQPAPPRPHTLIAPLTGTPWEHASIGLVERAMRTGAWEQIPAGSDIRTSWQPPDLTPPLWVATMAGASATITFEGDTVGLLGMKGPDNGRFRVTVDDLPPVTGTFFDAFSQEGHYRLSPWWFPRPLKPGPHTLRVELLDAAVEPIDKPGILKKRGYTPKDPSAFAANNLYLCGFLFRESSVFSAPPTVLESGFDAPPASARPLTWWHWISGNVTKEGIAADLAAMKEAGIAGVQLFDAGIYLPDGPVRYGTDNWHDHVQFALKTAADLGMDFTLMNTPGWSASGGPWITPEQSMKRLVRTETDVISTGPGEPVSAMLPMPPVRENFYRDIVVLAVPDDARIPRLPGWDQRIKLSSRPVARPAHKNKDSASHAIARDLILDLSSSMDSGGNFRASLPAGKWTLLRFGFTSTGAQNHPAVPEGHGLECDKLDPGAVAFQFEQSMGRIIRDAGPLVGKTLTGILFDSFEAGFQNWTDTLPTQFTALHGYDLVPLLPVLTGRIVESPEFTECVLHDFRVLIDHGFKENYFGVMQRLARERGLITWGEVFGGPLNPSVIAPRVDVLMTEFWHHARFPARIKLLASIANILDQHILAAEAFSARPEEDGWKAVPSMLKRPGDHAFASGVNRVVLHTYAHQPYDNAAPGFSLGRYGTRFGRFNTWWPYLRAWTDYIARSQFLLQQGWKHADLLLLQNEDIGYAFPTSEINRIPSGYDFDIGYPKDLAAMSMRDGVLALPHGPAYRVLVLPGMAWAADINTLRRLDEFVDAGLVLFGSPPTTPAGVNDFRRREEFDRLVARLWAGLDGKSVTQKKVGRGLVVRSASVADALRLANLARDLAWESENLPSNMDSGINFIHRRLKDADVYFVFNHTGEPVADDFVFRTAGRIPELWDAVTGARVQAAAFSAGETRTAVPLQLAPYGSTFVVFQKPPAGQSSRLAAIPSGAEMRAGRLYTREAAPGIAFDGPWQVAFTNRSLGAPESMTFDTLSSWSEHADDAIKHYSGTAVYRKTFTLPKSFSASNGLTAFLDLGRVADIASARVNGHDAGVLWVAPFRVDITRLLRPGENTIEISVANTWVNRIIGDERIPVPYGYQPKGTSRFTDGRLLELPAWISNPEGGAKNPRHTFSMWKHYDADSPLLPAGLLGPVKIEWLRAL; this is translated from the coding sequence ATGAACACGCCAACCCTGCCTCCGTGGTATCACGCCTTTATTTTTGGACTGCTCGCTTGTCTTGCCTCTGCCGCACAAGCGCAAGCTGACATCCTGCCGTTTCCCGCGGTCAGCCACCGCGACGGCCTGCCGAATGTCACGGCCAGGATCAAGGCCGGTAAAACCGTGCGCGTGGCCTACCTCGGCGGGAGCATCACGGCGGCCAGCGGCTGGCGCGTGCTCACGACCGATTTTCTGAAACGCGAATTCCCGGCTGCGAAAATCGAGGAAATTTTCGCGGCGATTTCCGGCACAGATTCAGCCTTTGGCGCGTGCCGAGTGAAGCCGCAGGTCCTCGACCACGAGCCTGACCTGCTGTTCGTGGAATATGCCGTCAACGACATTGGCATGCCCGAGGAGCGGATCCGCACGACCATGGAAGGCATCGTCCGCCAGACGTGGCGCGCGAATCCCGACGCCGATATCTGTTTTGTCTACACGGTCAGCCAGACCCAACTCGCCGACTACGAGGCCGGCCGCGATTCCCCGACACCCCGCGCAATGGACGCCGTGGCGGACCATTACGGAATCCCGTCAATCCACCTTGGCGTGGAAGTGGCGCACCAGGTGACGGCCGGCAAGCTTGTGGCGCGAGGTTCCGCGCAGGGCAACGATGCCGGCGGGCGCGACAGAGAGGGGCGGATTGTGTTCACGGCGGACGGCATCCATCCGTTGCCGGCGGGACATCGTCTGTATGCTTCGGTGATCGGACCGGCATTGGCGGAAATGTTGAAACAGCCCGCACCGCCGCGTCCGCACACGCTGATCGCGCCGCTCACCGGCACGCCTTGGGAACATGCGAGCATCGGGCTTGTCGAGCGCGCGATGCGCACCGGCGCATGGGAGCAGATTCCGGCGGGCAGCGACATACGCACCTCCTGGCAACCGCCTGACCTGACCCCGCCGCTTTGGGTCGCGACCATGGCGGGGGCATCAGCCACGATCACGTTCGAGGGCGACACGGTCGGGCTGCTCGGCATGAAGGGGCCGGACAACGGGCGTTTTCGCGTCACGGTGGACGATCTGCCTCCGGTGACGGGAACATTTTTCGACGCCTTCAGCCAGGAAGGTCACTACCGGCTTTCGCCGTGGTGGTTCCCGCGTCCATTAAAACCCGGTCCACACACCTTGCGGGTAGAATTGCTCGACGCCGCCGTTGAGCCGATCGACAAGCCCGGCATCCTCAAGAAGCGCGGCTACACGCCCAAAGATCCGTCCGCATTTGCCGCAAACAATCTCTACCTGTGCGGCTTTTTGTTCCGCGAATCTTCAGTCTTTTCCGCTCCGCCCACGGTGCTTGAGTCCGGCTTCGACGCTCCGCCCGCCTCCGCCCGCCCGCTCACGTGGTGGCACTGGATCAGCGGCAACGTCACCAAGGAGGGCATCGCCGCCGATCTTGCCGCGATGAAGGAAGCCGGCATCGCGGGGGTGCAGCTTTTCGACGCAGGCATCTATCTGCCGGACGGCCCTGTGCGCTACGGCACCGACAACTGGCACGACCACGTGCAGTTCGCCCTCAAGACCGCCGCGGACCTCGGCATGGATTTCACGCTCATGAATACGCCCGGCTGGTCCGCCAGCGGCGGCCCCTGGATTACCCCCGAGCAATCCATGAAGAGACTCGTCCGGACCGAGACCGACGTCATTTCCACCGGCCCCGGCGAACCCGTGTCCGCCATGCTTCCCATGCCCCCGGTCCGGGAAAATTTTTATCGCGACATCGTCGTGCTCGCCGTCCCGGACGACGCCCGGATACCGCGACTCCCCGGCTGGGACCAGCGCATCAAGCTCAGCTCCAGGCCCGTCGCGCGCCCCGCGCACAAAAATAAAGACTCCGCTTCCCATGCCATCGCGCGCGACCTCATTCTGGACCTCTCCTCATCGATGGATTCTGGCGGAAACTTCCGTGCCTCGCTCCCCGCCGGCAAGTGGACGCTCCTGCGCTTCGGCTTCACTTCCACCGGCGCCCAAAACCATCCCGCCGTTCCCGAGGGCCACGGCCTCGAATGCGACAAGCTCGACCCCGGCGCCGTTGCGTTTCAATTCGAGCAAAGCATGGGCCGCATCATCCGTGACGCCGGGCCGCTTGTCGGGAAAACCCTCACGGGCATCCTCTTCGACAGCTTCGAGGCCGGTTTCCAAAACTGGACCGACACGCTCCCCACGCAGTTCACCGCGTTGCACGGCTATGACCTCGTCCCCCTCCTGCCCGTGCTCACCGGCCGCATCGTCGAGTCGCCCGAATTCACCGAATGCGTGCTCCACGATTTTCGCGTCCTCATCGACCACGGTTTCAAGGAAAACTATTTCGGCGTCATGCAGCGCCTGGCCCGCGAGCGCGGCCTCATCACCTGGGGAGAAGTGTTTGGCGGCCCGCTCAACCCCTCGGTGATTGCCCCGCGCGTCGATGTCCTGATGACCGAGTTCTGGCATCACGCCCGTTTTCCCGCGCGCATCAAGCTCCTCGCCTCCATCGCCAATATCCTCGACCAGCACATCCTCGCCGCCGAGGCGTTCTCCGCCCGCCCGGAGGAAGACGGATGGAAGGCCGTGCCCTCCATGCTCAAGCGTCCCGGCGACCACGCGTTCGCTTCCGGCGTGAACCGCGTTGTCCTCCACACCTACGCGCACCAGCCCTACGACAACGCCGCCCCCGGCTTCAGCCTCGGGCGCTACGGCACGCGCTTCGGCCGTTTCAACACCTGGTGGCCCTACCTGCGCGCATGGACCGACTACATCGCCCGCAGCCAGTTTCTCCTCCAGCAAGGCTGGAAGCACGCCGACCTTTTGCTCCTGCAAAACGAGGACATCGGCTACGCCTTCCCGACCAGCGAGATCAACCGCATCCCATCCGGCTATGACTTCGACATCGGTTACCCGAAGGACCTTGCCGCGATGAGCATGCGCGACGGCGTGCTTGCGCTCCCGCATGGCCCCGCCTACCGCGTGCTCGTGCTGCCCGGCATGGCCTGGGCGGCCGACATCAACACCCTGCGCCGGCTTGACGAATTTGTGGACGCCGGACTGGTCCTGTTTGGCAGTCCACCCACCACGCCCGCCGGCGTGAACGATTTTAGGCGGCGCGAGGAGTTTGATCGTCTCGTCGCCAGACTCTGGGCCGGTCTCGACGGGAAAAGCGTCACGCAAAAAAAAGTCGGGCGCGGTCTTGTCGTGCGGAGCGCCTCGGTTGCCGATGCGCTCCGCCTCGCAAACCTCGCCCGCGACCTCGCGTGGGAAAGCGAGAACCTTCCGTCGAACATGGACAGCGGCATCAACTTCATCCACCGCCGCCTGAAGGACGCCGATGTTTATTTTGTTTTCAACCACACCGGGGAACCGGTTGCCGACGACTTTGTCTTCCGCACCGCCGGACGCATTCCCGAGCTTTGGGATGCCGTCACCGGCGCGCGCGTGCAGGCCGCCGCATTCAGCGCCGGAGAAACCCGGACCGCCGTGCCGCTCCAGCTTGCTCCCTACGGATCCACCTTTGTCGTCTTTCAAAAGCCGCCCGCCGGACAATCCTCACGCCTCGCCGCCATTCCCTCCGGCGCCGAAATGCGCGCGGGCAGACTTTACACGAGAGAGGCCGCGCCTGGCATCGCGTTTGACGGTCCGTGGCAGGTGGCCTTCACCAACCGCAGTCTCGGCGCGCCCGAGTCGATGACCTTCGACACCCTCTCCTCGTGGAGCGAACACGCCGACGATGCCATCAAGCATTACTCCGGCACCGCAGTTTACCGGAAAACATTCACACTCCCGAAAAGCTTTTCCGCAAGCAATGGACTGACCGCCTTTCTCGATCTCGGACGAGTCGCCGACATCGCGTCGGCGCGTGTGAACGGACACGATGCAGGCGTGCTCTGGGTTGCGCCCTTCCGCGTCGATATTACCCGGCTCCTGCGTCCCGGAGAAAACACAATTGAAATCAGCGTGGCCAACACCTGGGTCAATCGCATCATCGGCGACGAACGCATTCCCGTTCCCTATGGCTATCAACCCAAGGGGACAAGCCGGTTCACCGACGGACGCCTACTGGAGCTGCCGGCGTGGATAAGCAATCCCGAGGGCGGCGCAAAAAATCCGCGCCACACCTTCAGCATGTGGAAGCACTACGACGCCGATTCCCCGCTGCTCCCCGCCGGCCTGCTCGGCCCCGTCAAAATCGAATGGCTCCGCGCCCTGTAG